One window of Brachybacterium ginsengisoli genomic DNA carries:
- a CDS encoding FKBP-type peptidyl-prolyl cis-trans isomerase: MIRRRKLLTTALAATAAIGLAACSDDENGAASDAGGASDAGGASDGGGDVLAAVTVSEDLGAEPTLEFTSPLEVTAADAEVVVPGDGATIKDGDVLIWRHVYVDASTGETLQSWWKGGPAGGVQVTVDTIGQAAFDVFTTMTVGSRFVMAGWQQGSDGQAYSLLQVGDVDRVVSPLRAKGEPGSPSGDYPEVTLGDDGAPALAGPLEGEGPSKTERELLIEGGGDTTRAGDYLTMQYTGWKASDGSEFDSSWKRGAPFSFVQGGGSVITGWEENLLDLKVGSQVMLVIPPAEAYGEDPKAHELGGETLIFVVDVLDAAHTQS; this comes from the coding sequence TTGATCCGCCGTCGCAAGCTGCTGACCACCGCCCTCGCCGCCACCGCCGCCATCGGCCTCGCCGCCTGCTCCGATGACGAGAACGGCGCCGCGTCCGACGCCGGCGGCGCCTCGGACGCGGGCGGCGCCTCCGATGGCGGCGGCGACGTGCTCGCCGCGGTCACCGTCAGCGAGGATCTCGGCGCGGAGCCGACGCTCGAGTTCACCTCCCCGCTCGAGGTCACCGCGGCCGACGCGGAGGTGGTGGTGCCCGGAGACGGCGCCACCATCAAGGACGGCGACGTCCTCATCTGGCGCCACGTCTACGTCGACGCCTCGACGGGGGAGACCCTGCAGTCCTGGTGGAAGGGCGGGCCCGCCGGCGGTGTGCAGGTGACCGTGGACACCATCGGCCAGGCGGCCTTCGACGTCTTCACCACCATGACCGTCGGCTCGCGCTTCGTGATGGCCGGCTGGCAGCAGGGCAGCGACGGCCAGGCCTACTCCCTGCTCCAGGTCGGAGACGTGGACCGAGTGGTCTCGCCGCTGCGGGCGAAGGGCGAGCCGGGGAGCCCCTCCGGGGACTACCCGGAGGTCACGCTCGGCGACGACGGCGCCCCGGCACTGGCCGGCCCCCTCGAGGGCGAGGGCCCCTCGAAGACCGAGCGGGAGCTCCTCATCGAGGGCGGCGGCGACACCACCCGCGCCGGCGACTACCTCACCATGCAGTACACCGGCTGGAAGGCCTCCGACGGCTCCGAGTTCGACTCCTCCTGGAAGCGCGGCGCACCCTTCTCCTTCGTGCAGGGCGGCGGCAGCGTGATCACGGGCTGGGAGGAGAACCTCCTGGACCTCAAGGTCGGCTCCCAGGTGATGCTGGTGATCCCGCCCGCCGAGGCATATGGCGAGGATCCGAAGGCGCACGAGCTCGGCGGGGAGACACTGATCTTCGTCGTCGACGTCCTCGACGCCGCGCACACCCAGTCGTGA
- a CDS encoding FKBP-type peptidyl-prolyl cis-trans isomerase, with the protein MTDRTKPEVDFPEGDAPTELLSTDEILGDGEEAGRGDVVDVHYVGVSHSTGEQFDASWDRGEPLRFQLGVGQVIAGWDQGVQGMKVGGRRRLDIPASLGYGAQGAPPVIAPNESLIFVCDLVAVHKR; encoded by the coding sequence ATGACCGATCGCACCAAGCCCGAGGTCGACTTCCCCGAGGGCGACGCCCCCACCGAGCTGCTGAGCACCGATGAGATCCTCGGCGACGGCGAGGAGGCAGGTCGCGGCGACGTCGTCGACGTGCACTACGTAGGCGTCTCCCACTCCACCGGCGAGCAGTTCGACGCCTCGTGGGACCGCGGCGAGCCGCTGCGCTTCCAGCTCGGCGTGGGCCAGGTCATCGCCGGCTGGGACCAGGGCGTCCAGGGCATGAAGGTCGGCGGCCGCCGTCGCCTCGACATCCCCGCCTCGCTCGGCTACGGCGCCCAGGGCGCCCCGCCGGTGATCGCGCCGAACGAGTCGCTCATCTTCGTGTGCGACCTGGTGGCGGTGCACAAGCGCTGA
- a CDS encoding primosomal protein N' family DNA-binding protein, which translates to MPLFAAPAVPVPDPSPSAAAPRDPGRPAASRDSGLRTTAGFEVVEELPVASVRLVGVLPHLDRPFEYAVTPETAAAEAGMRVRVRFSGKDTEGIVLGRHAEPTTDRALAPLHRLVSEDVVVPPAMMRVCEEVAARSAGTVGDVLRLALPPRHARAEKADRAAVEKAAQEAEEQSVSPEEKGEGSEDQTVEQPSEEHAAVEETSDSDLPDAAPAPRPGDRYPGLAALLSRAGSAEGPVPRASLTLDAADTWTDVAADAIADLDPARGALVIAPDQRDVARLSRVLDERGIEHEIFAGTEGPEKRYRTFRRILRGATRVVLGNRSAAFAPVQDLALVICWDEADDLLEEPRAPYPHTRTVLQCRSAEERCALLFLSASDSVTLRALADRGYLARLEPVPAPVTAVRPRIVAMDEYLREREGPSGRSRLPQEAMRVIRRGLERGPVLVQVPRSGYVPAIACTFCRTRALCPHCSAPLSLSGRHGPLRCRVCGRREDGYRCPECDRTEVRAMVVGSARTAEELHRAFPDAPLKVAGGAHGPLEDDAVPETAIIVATPGAEPAPRERYAACLLLDADALLGRAAFDADVEAVRRWRGAISLVRSAQDGGEVLVVGTSTLPAIRDLVAHRSSFFLDRVLDDRHELDLPPFSRVAEIVGDREACRAFLDAVELPDGTDVFGPVDLEGPDSAGRARAVVRLEPARSRQLADALRAGIAARSARKAKGSLRVRLDPPDVF; encoded by the coding sequence GTGCCCCTCTTCGCGGCCCCCGCCGTTCCTGTTCCCGATCCCTCCCCGTCGGCCGCCGCGCCGAGAGACCCGGGGCGCCCCGCGGCGTCCCGGGATTCCGGCCTGCGCACCACCGCGGGCTTCGAGGTGGTCGAGGAGCTGCCGGTCGCGAGCGTGCGCCTGGTGGGCGTGCTCCCGCACCTGGACCGCCCCTTCGAATATGCGGTCACGCCCGAGACGGCCGCCGCCGAGGCGGGCATGCGCGTGCGGGTGCGGTTCTCCGGCAAGGACACCGAGGGGATCGTGCTGGGCCGGCACGCGGAGCCGACGACGGATCGCGCGCTCGCCCCGCTGCACCGACTCGTTTCCGAGGACGTGGTGGTCCCGCCGGCGATGATGCGCGTGTGCGAAGAGGTCGCCGCTCGCAGCGCCGGCACCGTCGGCGACGTGCTCCGTCTCGCCCTCCCCCCGCGCCACGCCCGCGCCGAGAAGGCGGACCGCGCCGCCGTCGAGAAGGCGGCGCAGGAGGCGGAGGAGCAGAGCGTGAGCCCGGAGGAGAAGGGCGAGGGCTCCGAGGATCAGACGGTCGAGCAGCCGTCGGAGGAGCACGCGGCCGTCGAGGAGACCTCCGACTCCGACCTGCCGGATGCCGCCCCCGCCCCGCGGCCCGGTGACCGGTACCCCGGGCTGGCCGCCCTGCTCTCCCGCGCCGGCAGCGCGGAGGGACCGGTCCCGCGCGCGAGCCTGACGCTCGACGCCGCCGACACCTGGACCGACGTCGCCGCGGACGCGATCGCGGATCTGGACCCCGCCCGTGGCGCCCTCGTGATCGCCCCGGACCAGAGGGATGTCGCCCGCCTCTCGAGGGTGCTGGACGAGCGGGGCATCGAGCACGAGATCTTCGCCGGCACCGAGGGACCCGAGAAGCGCTATCGCACCTTCCGGCGCATCCTGCGCGGCGCCACCCGCGTGGTGCTCGGCAACCGCTCGGCGGCCTTCGCCCCGGTGCAGGACCTGGCCCTGGTGATCTGCTGGGACGAGGCCGACGACCTCCTCGAGGAGCCCCGGGCTCCGTACCCCCACACCCGCACCGTGCTGCAGTGCCGTTCCGCCGAGGAGCGCTGTGCGCTGCTGTTCCTGTCCGCGAGCGACTCGGTCACCCTGCGGGCGCTGGCCGACCGCGGCTACCTGGCTCGCCTCGAGCCCGTCCCCGCCCCGGTCACCGCGGTGCGCCCCCGGATCGTGGCGATGGACGAGTACCTGCGCGAGAGGGAGGGTCCCTCCGGGCGCTCCCGCCTCCCGCAGGAGGCCATGCGGGTGATCCGGCGCGGACTCGAGCGCGGCCCCGTGCTGGTGCAGGTGCCGCGCTCCGGGTACGTCCCCGCGATCGCCTGCACCTTCTGCCGCACACGGGCGCTGTGCCCGCACTGCTCGGCCCCGCTGTCGCTGAGCGGGCGCCACGGGCCGCTGCGCTGCCGCGTCTGCGGCCGTCGGGAGGACGGCTACCGCTGTCCCGAATGCGATCGCACCGAGGTGCGGGCGATGGTCGTCGGCTCCGCCCGGACCGCCGAGGAGCTGCACCGGGCCTTCCCGGATGCTCCGCTGAAGGTCGCCGGCGGCGCGCACGGTCCGCTCGAGGACGACGCCGTGCCGGAGACGGCGATCATCGTCGCCACTCCGGGCGCCGAGCCCGCGCCGAGGGAGCGCTATGCCGCCTGCCTGCTCCTGGACGCCGACGCGCTGCTGGGGCGGGCCGCCTTCGACGCGGACGTCGAGGCGGTGCGGCGCTGGCGGGGAGCGATCTCCCTGGTGCGCAGCGCCCAGGACGGAGGAGAGGTGCTCGTCGTGGGCACCTCCACCCTGCCGGCGATCCGCGATCTGGTGGCCCATCGCTCGTCCTTCTTCCTGGACCGGGTGCTCGACGACCGGCACGAGCTGGACCTGCCGCCGTTCTCCCGGGTCGCCGAGATCGTCGGGGACCGGGAGGCCTGTCGAGCCTTCCTCGATGCCGTCGAGCTTCCGGACGGCACGGACGTCTTCGGCCCTGTGGATCTCGAGGGCCCGGACTCCGCGGGACGTGCCCGCGCCGTGGTCCGCCTCGAACCGGCCCGCTCCCGCCAGCTCGCCGACGCCCTGCGCGCCGGCATCGCCGCGCGCAGCGCCCGCAAGGCGAAGGGCTCGCTGAGGGTGCGCCTGGATCCGCCGGACGTCTTCTGA
- a CDS encoding SLC13 family permease: protein MTSDADGRTTTTAVEEERPDLSEGERAPGESRRSVRVRRIGLAAGLAVALLLYLVMPAEVPHAAKLTAATAVLMAVWWMTEALPIPATALVPLVVFPVLNAEVGFDDVGASYGNNVIFLFMGGFMLALAMQRWNLHKRIALAIVGAVGTSPSMLVLGFMVATGFLSMWVSNTATAVMMLPIGLSVLLLVNRLRLEDAAAAGEDSGDGVDPDPERTAREGGAPVSSKFGTAMMLGIAYAASIGSLATLIGTPPNALLAAHMSQEFGVTIGFGRWMLVGGPIAVVFLLIAWLLLTKVLYKPGIREIPGGAELIRTERAKLGSISSGETRVLAIFVLAALSWVAIPLVSDALGRESPWISDAGIAMVVGLLLFLLPAGAARGVRLLDWDAAVKLPWGVLLLFGGGLALSAQFSSSGLTDWIGEVTVGIGGLPVVLIVAIVAAGILFLTELTSNTATAATFLPVATAVAVGIGIDPMLLAIPVAIAATCAFMLPVATPPNAIAYGSGFVTIPQMAKAGLWLNLIGIVLVTATTMTLAVGVFRLVH from the coding sequence ATGACCTCCGACGCCGATGGGCGCACCACCACCACCGCTGTCGAGGAGGAGCGTCCCGACCTCTCCGAGGGGGAGCGCGCCCCCGGCGAGAGCCGTCGCAGCGTGCGCGTGCGACGCATCGGACTGGCGGCCGGTCTCGCCGTCGCCCTCCTGCTCTACCTCGTCATGCCGGCCGAGGTGCCCCACGCCGCGAAGCTCACCGCGGCCACCGCCGTGCTCATGGCGGTGTGGTGGATGACCGAGGCGCTGCCCATCCCCGCCACCGCCCTGGTGCCGCTGGTGGTGTTCCCCGTGCTGAACGCCGAGGTCGGGTTCGACGACGTCGGCGCCTCCTACGGGAACAACGTGATCTTCCTGTTCATGGGCGGCTTCATGCTCGCGCTCGCGATGCAGAGATGGAACCTGCACAAGCGCATCGCACTGGCGATCGTCGGCGCGGTCGGCACCAGCCCGTCGATGCTGGTGCTCGGGTTCATGGTCGCCACCGGCTTCCTCTCGATGTGGGTCTCCAACACCGCGACCGCGGTGATGATGCTGCCGATCGGGCTGTCCGTGCTCCTGCTGGTCAACAGGCTCCGCCTCGAGGACGCGGCGGCCGCGGGCGAGGACTCCGGCGACGGGGTGGACCCCGACCCGGAGCGCACCGCCCGCGAGGGCGGCGCGCCGGTGAGCTCGAAGTTCGGCACGGCGATGATGCTCGGCATCGCCTACGCCGCCTCCATCGGGTCCCTCGCGACCCTCATCGGCACGCCCCCGAACGCCCTCCTCGCCGCCCACATGAGCCAGGAGTTCGGGGTGACGATCGGCTTCGGCCGCTGGATGCTGGTGGGCGGACCGATCGCCGTGGTCTTCCTGCTCATCGCCTGGCTGCTGCTGACGAAGGTCCTGTACAAGCCGGGGATCAGAGAGATCCCGGGAGGTGCGGAGCTGATCCGCACCGAGCGGGCGAAGCTCGGGTCCATCTCCTCCGGGGAGACTCGGGTGCTGGCGATCTTCGTGCTCGCGGCGCTGTCCTGGGTCGCGATCCCGCTGGTCTCGGACGCCCTCGGGCGCGAGTCCCCGTGGATCTCGGACGCGGGCATCGCGATGGTGGTGGGGCTGCTCCTGTTCCTGCTGCCCGCCGGTGCGGCGCGCGGCGTGCGGCTGCTGGACTGGGACGCCGCCGTCAAGCTCCCGTGGGGCGTGCTGCTGCTGTTCGGCGGCGGGCTGGCGCTGTCCGCACAGTTCAGCTCCTCGGGGCTGACCGACTGGATCGGAGAGGTCACCGTGGGAATCGGCGGACTGCCGGTGGTGCTGATCGTCGCGATCGTCGCCGCGGGCATCCTCTTCCTCACCGAGCTGACCTCGAACACGGCCACCGCCGCGACCTTCCTTCCTGTGGCGACCGCGGTGGCCGTGGGCATCGGCATCGATCCGATGCTGCTCGCGATCCCCGTCGCGATCGCCGCCACCTGCGCCTTCATGCTCCCCGTCGCGACGCCTCCCAACGCGATCGCCTACGGCTCGGGCTTCGTCACGATCCCGCAGATGGCCAAGGCCGGCCTGTGGCTGAACCTGATCGGCATCGTGCTGGTCACCGCCACGACGATGACGCTGGCCGTGGGAGTGTTCCGCCTCGTCCACTGA
- the fmt gene encoding methionyl-tRNA formyltransferase — protein MRLLFAGTPEAALPSLRTLLDSHHDVVGVLTRADAPSGRGRKLRPSPVRALALDAGLPVLTPATLRDEAVQQELRELAPDAAPVVAYGNLVPPAALAIPQHGWLNLHFSLLPAWRGAAPAQRAVLAGQRESGLSVFRLEKGLDTGDLLATARTEIGEFETSGQLLEKMAVQGASVLLEALDTLEAGTAVLTPQDHSQATHAAKLSTAEAQIDWTLPADRVSAHIRGMSPQPGAWTLLDGARTKILGLEAAPEHEPLPPGRIEAGRHQVLVGTGTEVLAIAELAPAGKRPMRAADWARGAGLPEDAAFDAADHDDQQDGEHA, from the coding sequence ATGCGACTGCTCTTCGCCGGCACCCCCGAGGCCGCCCTGCCCTCCCTGCGCACGCTGCTCGACTCGCACCACGACGTCGTCGGTGTGCTCACCCGCGCCGACGCCCCGTCCGGGCGCGGCCGGAAGCTCCGCCCGAGCCCTGTCAGAGCGCTCGCCCTCGACGCCGGGCTGCCGGTGCTGACCCCCGCCACGCTGCGCGACGAGGCCGTGCAGCAGGAGCTGCGCGAGCTCGCCCCCGATGCGGCGCCGGTCGTGGCCTACGGGAACCTCGTCCCTCCGGCCGCGCTGGCGATCCCGCAGCACGGCTGGCTGAACCTGCACTTCTCCCTCCTCCCCGCGTGGCGCGGGGCGGCCCCTGCCCAGCGCGCGGTGCTCGCCGGGCAGCGCGAGAGCGGCCTGAGCGTGTTCCGGCTCGAGAAGGGCCTGGACACCGGGGATCTCCTCGCGACCGCCCGCACCGAGATCGGGGAGTTCGAGACCTCGGGGCAGCTGCTCGAGAAGATGGCTGTCCAGGGCGCATCGGTGCTGCTCGAGGCGCTCGACACCCTCGAGGCGGGCACGGCCGTGCTCACGCCCCAGGACCACTCGCAGGCGACCCACGCCGCGAAGCTCTCCACCGCTGAGGCGCAGATCGACTGGACCCTCCCGGCCGACCGGGTCAGCGCGCACATCCGCGGGATGAGCCCCCAGCCGGGCGCCTGGACGCTGCTGGACGGGGCGCGCACCAAGATCCTCGGCCTCGAGGCGGCGCCCGAGCACGAGCCGCTGCCGCCGGGGCGGATCGAGGCGGGCAGGCACCAGGTGCTCGTGGGCACGGGCACCGAGGTGCTCGCGATCGCGGAGCTCGCCCCGGCGGGCAAGCGCCCCATGCGGGCGGCGGACTGGGCCCGCGGAGCAGGACTGCCGGAGGACGCCGCCTTCGACGCCGCCGACCACGACGACCAGCAGGACGGAGAGCACGCATGA
- a CDS encoding RsmB/NOP family class I SAM-dependent RNA methyltransferase, translating into MSGDRRDDRGRDSRRGGRDDRRDDRRDDRRGERQDGPRDGRSRDERGRTRSGSRGQGGPRRGYSESRPSERSRRSTPSRQVALEGLRLVREEDSYANLVLPRLLRSHRVSGRDAAFTTELFYGSLRAQGRLDAILAACIDRPLDQVDPALLDVLRLGAYQLLDMTVAPHAATSETVALARSQVGAGAASFANAILRRVGEKDLETWIDEVAPDREKDPTGHLAVVHSHPRWVVRALGDALAGHGRSRDEIDELLAAQNAAPAVSLVMRPGLTDLDELIDNGASQGRLSVFAASWPSGDPGGMDPVKEGRVAVQDEGSQLAALALALGADDLVLAEDHHWLDLCAGPGGKAALLGGLTVDHDADLLAVEMQEHRTELVDRAVATLREAGCEITTRTADGTTIGAELPNRFSRVLADVPCSGLGALRRRPEARWRRTPADIGRLGTIQRALLTSALDAAAPGGVVAYVTCSPHLAETRLIVADVLQTRTDVEQLDAREAVRAGVLPSARGDIELGEGPAVQLWPHVHGTDAMYISLLRRLPEPTDEGTEAA; encoded by the coding sequence ATGAGCGGGGACCGACGGGACGACCGGGGACGCGACAGCCGACGCGGCGGGCGCGATGATCGGCGCGACGACCGACGGGATGACCGACGGGGCGAGCGCCAGGACGGCCCTCGCGACGGCCGCTCCCGTGACGAGCGCGGTCGCACCCGCTCCGGCTCCCGCGGACAGGGAGGACCTCGCCGCGGCTACTCCGAGTCCCGCCCCTCGGAGCGTTCGCGCCGTTCGACGCCGTCCCGGCAGGTCGCCCTCGAGGGCCTGCGCCTGGTGCGCGAGGAGGACTCCTACGCGAACCTGGTCCTGCCCCGACTGCTGCGCAGCCATCGCGTCTCCGGCCGGGACGCCGCGTTCACCACCGAGCTGTTCTACGGCTCCCTGCGGGCCCAGGGTCGCCTCGACGCGATCCTCGCCGCCTGCATCGACCGGCCGCTCGACCAGGTCGACCCCGCGCTGCTGGACGTGCTTCGGCTCGGGGCCTACCAGCTGCTGGACATGACCGTCGCCCCGCACGCCGCGACCTCCGAGACCGTGGCGCTGGCCCGGTCCCAGGTGGGCGCCGGTGCGGCGAGCTTCGCCAACGCGATCCTGCGCCGCGTGGGGGAGAAGGACCTCGAGACCTGGATCGACGAGGTCGCCCCGGACCGCGAGAAGGATCCCACCGGTCATCTCGCCGTGGTGCACTCCCACCCGCGCTGGGTGGTGCGCGCCCTCGGCGACGCCCTGGCGGGCCATGGTCGCTCCCGCGACGAGATCGACGAGCTCCTGGCCGCGCAGAACGCCGCCCCGGCGGTCTCGCTCGTGATGCGTCCCGGGCTCACCGACCTCGACGAGCTCATCGACAACGGCGCGAGCCAGGGTCGTCTCTCCGTCTTCGCCGCCTCCTGGCCCTCCGGTGATCCCGGCGGCATGGACCCGGTCAAGGAGGGCCGCGTCGCCGTGCAGGACGAGGGCAGCCAGCTCGCCGCCCTCGCGCTCGCCCTCGGCGCCGACGACCTGGTCCTCGCCGAGGACCACCACTGGCTCGACCTCTGCGCCGGTCCCGGCGGCAAGGCCGCGCTGCTCGGCGGGCTCACCGTCGACCACGACGCGGATCTCCTCGCCGTCGAGATGCAGGAGCACCGCACCGAGCTGGTGGACCGCGCCGTCGCCACCCTGCGCGAGGCCGGCTGCGAGATCACGACCCGCACGGCGGACGGCACCACCATCGGCGCCGAGCTCCCGAACCGCTTCTCGCGCGTGCTCGCCGACGTGCCCTGCTCCGGGCTCGGCGCGCTGCGTCGACGCCCCGAGGCACGCTGGCGCCGCACCCCGGCGGACATCGGCCGGCTGGGCACCATCCAGCGCGCGCTGCTGACCTCCGCCCTGGACGCCGCCGCGCCCGGGGGAGTGGTGGCCTACGTGACCTGCTCCCCGCACCTGGCGGAGACCCGGCTGATCGTCGCGGACGTCCTCCAGACGCGGACCGACGTCGAGCAGCTCGACGCCCGCGAGGCCGTGCGCGCAGGGGTCCTGCCCTCCGCCCGCGGCGACATCGAGCTGGGCGAGGGGCCCGCCGTGCAGCTGTGGCCCCACGTCCACGGCACCGATGCCATGTACATCAGCCTGCTGCGCAGGCTGCCCGAACCCACCGACGAAGGGACCGAGGCGGCATGA
- the rpe gene encoding ribulose-phosphate 3-epimerase translates to MNTPYSTDGHYIHPSILNADFMSIGSELDKISTADSVHVDVMDNHFVPNLTFGPSMVEQIVERSAIPVDAHLMIDDADTQAPAFAEAGAASVTFHLEAARAPVKLARDLRRKNAQAGVALRPATAVEPLLDIIGEFDMLLIMTVEPGFGGQSFLETMLPKIRRARSAISASNLEVSIQVDGGVSRETIERCAEAGANVFVAGSAIYRAQDAAEEISALRELARTHGSH, encoded by the coding sequence ATGAACACCCCGTACTCCACCGACGGCCACTACATCCACCCCAGCATCCTCAACGCCGACTTCATGAGCATCGGCAGCGAGCTGGACAAGATCTCGACCGCGGACAGCGTGCACGTGGACGTGATGGACAACCACTTCGTGCCGAACCTGACCTTCGGCCCGTCGATGGTCGAGCAGATCGTGGAGCGCAGCGCGATCCCGGTCGACGCCCACCTGATGATCGATGACGCGGACACCCAGGCCCCGGCCTTCGCCGAGGCAGGCGCCGCCTCGGTGACCTTCCATCTCGAGGCCGCACGGGCCCCCGTGAAGCTCGCCCGCGACCTGCGGCGCAAGAACGCCCAGGCCGGGGTCGCGCTCCGCCCGGCCACCGCCGTCGAGCCGCTCCTGGACATCATCGGCGAGTTCGACATGCTCCTGATCATGACCGTCGAGCCCGGCTTCGGCGGCCAGAGCTTCCTCGAGACGATGCTCCCCAAGATCCGTCGCGCGCGCTCGGCGATCAGCGCGTCGAACCTGGAGGTCTCCATCCAGGTCGACGGCGGGGTCAGCCGGGAGACCATCGAGCGCTGCGCGGAGGCGGGTGCGAACGTCTTCGTCGCAGGCTCTGCGATCTATCGCGCCCAGGACGCCGCCGAGGAGATCTCCGCCCTGCGCGAACTGGCCCGGACGCACGGCTCCCACTGA
- the pnuC gene encoding nicotinamide riboside transporter PnuC produces the protein MDLLQWLFDAKIEFAGGQFLLLREVLGNVFGLLSALGGMRRKVWAWPIGIVGNLLLLTVFLGTVFGSPNSVDLYGQAGRQVMFIATAVYGWVRWRRARDEDGTAIEPRWASWGTRALLLVALVGGTAALTPVFRALGSYEPVWADAWIFMGSLLATFGMAKGWVEFWLIWVAVDIVGVPLLLSAGYYASAFMYLFYGAFTLVGFFVWWGVRNRTDVEQERVRVETAHLDPTVRRD, from the coding sequence ATGGACCTGCTGCAGTGGCTCTTCGACGCGAAGATCGAGTTCGCGGGCGGCCAGTTCCTGCTCCTGCGAGAGGTGCTGGGCAACGTCTTCGGACTGCTGAGCGCGCTCGGCGGCATGCGCCGGAAGGTGTGGGCCTGGCCCATCGGCATCGTCGGCAACCTGCTGCTGCTGACCGTCTTCCTCGGCACCGTGTTCGGCAGCCCGAACTCCGTGGACCTCTACGGCCAGGCCGGCCGCCAGGTGATGTTCATCGCCACCGCCGTCTACGGCTGGGTCCGCTGGCGCCGGGCCCGGGACGAGGACGGCACCGCGATCGAGCCCCGCTGGGCCTCGTGGGGCACCCGGGCGCTGCTGCTCGTCGCCCTCGTCGGCGGCACCGCCGCCCTGACCCCGGTGTTCCGGGCGCTGGGCTCCTACGAGCCGGTGTGGGCCGACGCCTGGATCTTCATGGGCAGCCTGCTGGCCACCTTCGGCATGGCCAAGGGCTGGGTCGAGTTCTGGCTGATCTGGGTGGCCGTGGACATCGTAGGGGTCCCGCTGCTGCTCAGCGCCGGCTATTACGCCAGCGCCTTCATGTATCTCTTCTACGGCGCGTTCACCCTGGTGGGCTTCTTCGTCTGGTGGGGAGTGCGCAACCGCACCGACGTCGAGCAGGAGAGGGTCAGGGTGGAGACCGCCCACCTCGACCCCACCGTCCGGCGGGACTGA
- a CDS encoding phosphoribosyl-ATP diphosphatase, with product MKDFEALFAELTDKARTRPEGSGTVRELDGGVHQIGKKIVEEAAEVWMACEHESKDDAAMEISQLLYHLQVMMIAKDISLEDVYRQL from the coding sequence GTGAAGGATTTCGAGGCGCTGTTCGCCGAACTGACCGACAAGGCCCGCACCCGACCCGAGGGGTCGGGCACCGTCCGCGAGCTCGACGGCGGTGTCCATCAGATCGGCAAGAAGATCGTCGAGGAGGCCGCCGAGGTGTGGATGGCCTGCGAGCACGAGTCCAAGGACGATGCCGCGATGGAGATCAGCCAGCTGCTGTACCACCTGCAGGTGATGATGATCGCCAAGGACATCTCCCTCGAGGACGTCTACCGACAGCTCTGA
- the hisG gene encoding ATP phosphoribosyltransferase, with amino-acid sequence MLRIAVPNKGALSEPAADLLHEAGYRRRGSAKELVVVDEDNGVELFHLRPRDIAVYVGSGTVDVGITGQDMLLDSRTPADEILPLGFAGSTFRFAAPAGTRSDVSELQGARIATSYENLVEDYLSERGITAEVVHLDGAVESSIRLGVADVIADVVETGTTLRQAGLEPFGEAIMTSQAVLFSRPGMELEAEAAHALEVLERRIRGVLVAREYVMLDYDIPTELLERAVEITPGLQSPTVSPLHGGEWSAVRAMVDSRSAHRMMDELYDAGARAILVTAIQACRI; translated from the coding sequence GTGCTCCGCATCGCCGTACCCAACAAGGGCGCTCTTTCCGAGCCCGCCGCCGACCTGCTGCACGAGGCCGGGTACCGGCGTCGCGGCTCGGCGAAGGAGCTCGTCGTGGTCGACGAGGACAACGGGGTCGAGCTGTTCCATCTGCGCCCACGGGACATCGCGGTGTACGTCGGATCGGGCACGGTGGACGTCGGCATCACCGGCCAGGACATGCTGCTGGACTCCCGCACCCCGGCGGACGAGATCCTGCCGCTCGGCTTCGCGGGCTCGACCTTCCGCTTCGCCGCCCCGGCCGGCACCCGCAGCGATGTCTCCGAGCTCCAGGGCGCCCGCATCGCCACCAGCTACGAGAATCTCGTCGAGGACTACCTCTCCGAGCGCGGCATCACGGCCGAGGTCGTCCACCTCGACGGGGCGGTCGAGTCCTCGATCCGGCTCGGGGTCGCCGATGTGATCGCCGATGTCGTCGAGACCGGGACCACGCTGCGCCAGGCCGGGCTCGAGCCCTTCGGCGAGGCGATCATGACCAGCCAGGCCGTGCTCTTCTCCCGCCCGGGCATGGAGCTCGAGGCAGAGGCTGCCCACGCGCTCGAGGTGCTCGAGCGCCGCATCCGCGGCGTGCTCGTGGCCCGCGAGTACGTGATGCTGGACTACGACATCCCCACCGAGCTGCTCGAGCGGGCCGTGGAGATCACCCCCGGGCTGCAGTCCCCGACGGTGTCCCCGCTGCACGGCGGCGAGTGGTCCGCGGTGCGCGCGATGGTCGACAGCCGCTCCGCCCACCGCATGATGGACGAGCTCTACGACGCCGGGGCGCGGGCCATCCTCGTCACGGCGATCCAGGCCTGCCGCATCTGA